Proteins co-encoded in one Metabacillus sp. KUDC1714 genomic window:
- the xerC gene encoding tyrosine recombinase XerC — MENVKIYLNFFIEYLQIEKNYSQYTVVNYATDIEDFFSFMKEQAILHLEEITYNDTRLFLTQLHNRNYSRKTISRKVSSLRSFFKFLVREEKLSENPFSLVSLPKREQKIPQFLYEEEIENLFSISDCTTPLGQRNQALIEVLYGTGIRVSECCNIRLTDIDFYIGTVLVHGKGGKQRYVPFGSYAQDSIEHYLSQGRKLLVSRLKEPDQHSYLFVNHRGSPLTDRGVRHILNELIKKASSTLHIHPHMFRHTFATHMLNEGADMRSVQELLGHAHLSSTQVYTHVTKEHLKRIYMSHHPRA, encoded by the coding sequence ATGGAAAATGTTAAGATTTATTTAAATTTTTTCATAGAATATTTACAAATTGAGAAAAATTATTCACAATATACTGTTGTGAATTATGCCACTGATATAGAGGACTTTTTTTCCTTTATGAAAGAACAAGCGATCCTACATCTAGAAGAAATTACATATAATGATACACGTTTATTTTTAACGCAGTTACATAATAGAAACTATTCTAGAAAAACAATTTCAAGAAAAGTATCCTCCTTAAGAAGCTTTTTTAAGTTTCTTGTTAGAGAAGAAAAACTTAGTGAAAATCCTTTTTCGTTAGTGTCATTACCGAAACGAGAACAGAAAATCCCCCAATTTCTTTATGAAGAAGAAATTGAAAATCTGTTTTCGATCTCAGATTGTACCACTCCATTAGGGCAAAGAAACCAGGCGCTAATAGAGGTTCTTTATGGAACTGGGATTCGTGTAAGTGAGTGTTGTAATATACGGTTAACAGATATTGACTTTTATATTGGAACCGTACTTGTTCATGGGAAGGGTGGCAAGCAAAGATATGTTCCATTTGGTAGCTATGCCCAGGATTCGATTGAGCACTATTTAAGCCAAGGAAGAAAATTGTTAGTAAGCAGATTAAAAGAACCTGATCAACATTCATATTTATTTGTCAATCATCGAGGTAGCCCTTTGACAGATCGTGGAGTGAGACACATATTAAATGAATTGATTAAAAAAGCATCCTCCACACTTCATATACACCCTCATATGTTTAGACATACATTTGCTACACATATGCTAAATGAAGGTGCTGATATGAGGAGTGTTCAAGAGCTATTAGGCCATGCACATTTGTCTTCAACTCAAGTGTACACCCATGTTACGAAAGAGCATTTAAAGAGGATTTACATGTCCCATCATCCACGAGCTTAA
- the hslV gene encoding ATP-dependent protease subunit HslV: MSQFHATTIFAIQHNGEAAMAGDGQVTFGNAVVMKHTAKKVRKIFNGKVIAGFAGSVADAFTLFELFESRLEEYNGNLQRAAVELAKEWRSDKVLRRLEAMLIVMNAEHILLVSGTGEVIEPDDGILAIGSGGNYALSAGRALKRYAGENLTAKDIAKGSLTIAGEICVYTNQNIIVEEL, from the coding sequence ATGTCTCAATTTCATGCGACAACAATATTTGCTATTCAGCATAATGGTGAGGCAGCAATGGCTGGTGATGGTCAAGTCACATTTGGCAATGCTGTTGTGATGAAGCATACTGCAAAGAAAGTTCGGAAAATATTTAATGGAAAAGTGATTGCAGGGTTTGCGGGTTCTGTTGCAGATGCGTTTACTTTGTTTGAGCTTTTTGAAAGCAGACTTGAAGAATATAATGGTAATTTACAACGTGCAGCTGTTGAATTAGCAAAAGAGTGGCGTAGTGATAAGGTGTTAAGAAGACTTGAAGCAATGCTTATCGTCATGAATGCAGAACACATTTTACTTGTTTCTGGTACAGGCGAAGTGATTGAACCTGATGACGGCATTTTAGCGATCGGTTCAGGTGGTAATTATGCTTTATCTGCTGGTCGAGCTTTAAAGCGCTACGCAGGTGAGAACTTAACTGCCAAGGATATTGCAAAAGGTTCATTGACTATTGCAGGTGAGATTTGTGTATATACCAATCAAAATATTATTGTCGAAGAGCTTTAA
- the hslU gene encoding HslU--HslV peptidase ATPase subunit: MNKELTPKEIVERLDQYIIGQKDAKKAVAVALRNRYRRSLLTEKLREEVVPKNILMIGPTGVGKTEIARRIAKLARAPFIKVEATKFTEVGYVGRDVESMVRDLVETAVRLVKEEKISDVKGLAEENANKRLVELLVPGKKKQSTAKNPLEMLFGGASNQVNEQEDSSEETSIQEKRRRIAHQLALGELEDHYVTIEVEEQQASMFDMLQGSGMEQMGMNMQDALGSFMPKKKKKRKLTVREARKVVTNEEASKLIDMDEVTQEAVIRAEQSGIIFIDEIDKIAGKSKGGSSADVSREGVQRDILPIVEGSTVVTKYGSVKTDHVLFVAAGAFHIAKPSDLIPELQGRFPIRVELTKLSIDDFVKILVEPDNALLKQYQALIETEGIQLEFSDDAIRKIAEVAFQVNQDTDNIGARRLHTILERLLEDLSFEAPDINLEKIVITPQYVEDKLGKISKNKDLSQFIL, translated from the coding sequence TTGAATAAAGAACTGACACCAAAAGAAATTGTTGAACGATTAGATCAATATATTATAGGGCAAAAGGATGCAAAAAAGGCGGTAGCAGTTGCACTACGTAATCGCTATCGAAGAAGCTTATTAACCGAAAAGCTACGTGAAGAGGTAGTTCCTAAAAATATTTTAATGATCGGACCTACAGGTGTTGGAAAAACAGAAATTGCGAGAAGAATTGCAAAACTTGCCCGAGCACCTTTTATTAAAGTTGAGGCGACAAAATTTACTGAAGTTGGTTATGTAGGTAGAGATGTTGAATCGATGGTACGTGATTTAGTTGAGACGGCAGTTCGTTTAGTGAAGGAAGAAAAAATTTCTGATGTAAAAGGTCTTGCAGAAGAGAATGCAAATAAGCGTTTAGTAGAGCTGCTTGTACCTGGGAAAAAGAAGCAATCTACTGCAAAAAACCCATTGGAAATGTTATTTGGCGGTGCCAGTAACCAAGTAAACGAGCAAGAGGATAGTTCTGAAGAAACGTCGATTCAAGAAAAACGCCGTCGTATCGCACATCAATTAGCTCTAGGGGAATTAGAGGATCACTATGTGACGATCGAGGTTGAAGAGCAACAAGCATCGATGTTTGATATGCTTCAAGGCTCTGGTATGGAGCAAATGGGTATGAATATGCAGGATGCTTTAGGAAGCTTTATGCCAAAGAAAAAGAAAAAAAGAAAGCTTACAGTAAGAGAAGCAAGAAAAGTCGTTACGAATGAAGAAGCAAGTAAATTAATTGATATGGATGAAGTGACACAGGAAGCAGTCATTCGAGCTGAGCAAAGTGGAATCATCTTTATCGATGAGATTGATAAAATAGCTGGGAAATCGAAAGGTGGTTCATCTGCTGATGTTTCAAGAGAAGGGGTTCAACGCGACATCCTTCCAATTGTAGAAGGTTCCACAGTGGTAACCAAATATGGATCTGTAAAAACAGATCATGTCCTATTTGTTGCTGCTGGTGCTTTTCATATTGCGAAGCCATCAGATCTAATACCTGAACTGCAAGGGAGATTTCCTATTCGTGTAGAACTTACTAAGCTAAGTATTGATGATTTTGTTAAAATTTTAGTAGAACCTGATAATGCACTTTTAAAACAATATCAAGCATTAATTGAAACTGAAGGTATACAATTAGAATTTTCTGACGATGCTATACGTAAAATAGCAGAAGTTGCATTTCAAGTGAATCAGGATACAGATAATATCGGTGCGAGAAGATTACATACCATTCTTGAACGCCTGCTAGAAGATTTATCTTTTGAAGCGCCTGATATAAATTTAGAAAAGATTGTTATTACACCTCAATATGTTGAAGACAAATTAGGTAAAATTTCAAAAAACAAAGATTTAAGTCAATTTATACTATAG
- the codY gene encoding GTP-sensing pleiotropic transcriptional regulator CodY — translation MALLQKTRKINAMLQRAAGKPVNFKEMAETLSDVIKANIFVVSRRGKLLGFAVNQQIENDRMKKMLEDRQFPEEYTNNLFNITETSSNIDVESEYTAFPVENRELFQNGLTTIVPIIGGGERLGTLILARVQEQFEDEDLILAEYGATVVGMEILREKSEEIEEEARSKAVVQMAISSLSYSELEAIEHIFEELNGKEGLLVASKIADRVGITRSVIVNALRKLESAGVIESRSLGMKGTYIKVLNDKFLLELEKLKTN, via the coding sequence ATGGCTCTATTACAAAAAACGCGCAAGATTAATGCGATGCTCCAAAGAGCAGCTGGAAAACCAGTAAACTTTAAAGAAATGGCAGAAACGTTAAGTGACGTGATCAAGGCAAATATTTTCGTTGTAAGCCGAAGAGGTAAACTACTAGGTTTTGCTGTAAATCAACAAATTGAAAACGATCGTATGAAAAAAATGCTTGAAGATCGTCAATTTCCTGAAGAATATACAAACAATCTTTTTAACATTACTGAAACATCTTCTAACATTGATGTTGAAAGTGAATATACCGCATTTCCGGTAGAAAATCGTGAATTATTCCAAAATGGTTTAACAACAATTGTGCCAATTATTGGCGGTGGTGAGCGTCTTGGTACACTTATTTTAGCAAGAGTACAAGAGCAATTTGAAGATGAAGATTTAATTCTTGCAGAGTACGGTGCTACAGTTGTAGGTATGGAAATTCTTCGTGAAAAATCCGAAGAAATCGAAGAAGAAGCAAGAAGTAAAGCTGTTGTACAAATGGCAATTAGTTCATTATCTTATAGTGAATTAGAAGCAATTGAACATATATTCGAAGAATTAAACGGCAAAGAAGGTCTTTTAGTTGCAAGTAAAATTGCAGATCGAGTTGGGATTACACGCTCTGTCATTGTAAATGCACTTCGCAAACTTGAAAGTGCTGGTGTAATCGAATCTCGCTCATTAGGTATGAAAGGAACATATATCAAGGTATTAAATGATAAGTTCCTATTGGAATTGGAAAAGTTAAAAACTAATTAA
- the flgB gene encoding flagellar basal body rod protein FlgB, with product MKLFSNTINNLEQALSQSTTKQRVISNNIANVDTPNYKAQDVRFNNALSNEMQKLQANKTNNKHFDFGSTSSGYQITNRANTNYQHNGNNVDIDKEMTEMAKNQIHYNALIDRLSSKFSSLKTVIKGGN from the coding sequence ATGAAATTATTTTCTAATACAATAAATAACCTTGAACAAGCACTAAGTCAATCAACTACAAAACAAAGAGTTATCTCAAATAATATAGCAAATGTAGATACTCCGAACTATAAGGCTCAAGATGTTCGTTTTAATAATGCTCTTAGTAATGAAATGCAAAAGTTACAAGCAAATAAAACTAACAATAAACATTTTGATTTTGGTTCTACTTCATCAGGTTATCAAATCACAAATAGAGCGAATACCAACTACCAACACAATGGAAACAATGTAGATATTGATAAAGAAATGACGGAAATGGCAAAAAATCAAATTCATTATAACGCGTTAATCGACCGTTTAAGTAGTAAATTTTCTTCATTAAAAACAGTAATTAAAGGTGGAAATTAA
- the flgC gene encoding flagellar basal body rod protein FlgC, producing MSIFQSINTSASALTAQRVRMDVISSNMANMDTTRGEMVDGEWQPYRRKMVVTQPQGNQFSSFLNKAMGSSSTVDGVKVTEIVEDDTPFELIYDPDHPDANDEGYVAMPNVDPLKEMVDLISSTRSYEANVTAMNATKGMLMKALEIGK from the coding sequence ATGTCAATCTTTCAATCAATTAATACGTCGGCATCTGCTCTGACAGCACAACGAGTTAGAATGGATGTTATATCATCTAATATGGCTAATATGGATACGACTAGAGGAGAGATGGTTGATGGGGAATGGCAACCATACCGTAGGAAAATGGTTGTAACTCAGCCACAAGGTAATCAATTCTCATCCTTTTTAAACAAGGCTATGGGCTCATCCTCGACAGTGGATGGTGTAAAAGTAACAGAAATTGTCGAAGATGACACACCATTTGAACTTATCTATGATCCTGACCATCCTGATGCAAATGATGAAGGATATGTAGCTATGCCAAACGTCGACCCATTAAAGGAAATGGTAGACCTTATTAGTAGTACTAGGTCATATGAAGCGAATGTGACTGCAATGAATGCAACAAAAGGGATGTTAATGAAAGCATTAGAAATTGGAAAATAG
- the fliE gene encoding flagellar hook-basal body complex protein FliE — MINKVNPFQLTTQPTQIQLKTNSLMNNTSTSKTSFAESLKQAINQVNQSQIESDKMTEALATGKNVELHDVMITAQKASVSMTLAVEVRNKAIEAYQEMMRMQV; from the coding sequence ATGATAAACAAGGTAAATCCTTTTCAACTAACTACACAACCAACACAAATACAACTAAAAACTAATTCTTTAATGAATAATACGAGTACAAGTAAAACTAGCTTTGCTGAATCATTAAAACAAGCGATAAATCAAGTGAATCAATCACAAATTGAGTCAGATAAAATGACAGAGGCGCTTGCTACTGGTAAAAATGTTGAATTACATGATGTGATGATAACAGCTCAAAAAGCTAGCGTTTCGATGACCCTTGCAGTTGAGGTTCGCAATAAAGCGATTGAAGCTTATCAAGAAATGATGAGAATGCAAGTATAG